One part of the Streptomyces sp. NBC_00286 genome encodes these proteins:
- a CDS encoding BlaI/MecI/CopY family transcriptional regulator — protein sequence MTDQRQRPRRRGQGELEALVLSALSEADGPASAGWVQERLGEDLAYTTVITILTRLLAKGAVTRERAGRSFAWTPASDQAGLAAHKMRKVLDAESDREAVLASFVTSLQPDDERLLRELLGRAKGERED from the coding sequence GTGACGGATCAGCGGCAGCGTCCCCGCCGGCGGGGGCAGGGTGAACTCGAGGCGCTCGTCCTGTCGGCCCTGAGCGAGGCGGACGGCCCGGCGAGCGCGGGCTGGGTGCAGGAACGCCTCGGCGAAGACCTCGCCTATACGACGGTGATCACGATCCTCACCCGGCTGCTGGCCAAGGGCGCGGTCACCCGCGAGCGCGCCGGCCGGTCCTTCGCCTGGACCCCGGCGTCGGACCAGGCGGGCTTGGCCGCGCACAAGATGCGCAAGGTGCTCGACGCCGAAAGTGACCGGGAGGCGGTGCTGGCCAGCTTCGTCACCTCCCTGCAACCGGACGACGAACGACTGCTGCGCGAACTGCTGGGTCGAGCCAAGGGCGAGAGGGAAGACTGA
- a CDS encoding sporulation protein produces the protein MVFKRLLGSLGVGGPTVDTTLDPGPVLPGAGLTGQVHLKGGDADFDIEHITLELVARVEAEHEDGESEGAVSFDRFSVGGSFRLAAGEQQSVPFGVTLPWETPITELYGQPLGIVLGVRTELAVAGAKDKGDLDQLTVRPLPVQEAILEALGRLGFGFRSADLEYGRIGGTGQQLPFYQEIELTPAPQYAHVINEIELTFLAAPGGMEVVLEADKRGGFSSEGHDALTRFTVGHHDVEHRDWNTEVDGWIRQLAEHRASYGSHAAYGYHDHHGHHEHHDGHRSGPGMGTAVAAGAAGLAVGVAGGMVAAEVVDEVGDFFEGDEEEEE, from the coding sequence ATGGTGTTCAAACGGCTGCTCGGCTCGCTCGGTGTGGGCGGACCCACGGTGGACACGACCCTCGACCCGGGCCCGGTCCTGCCCGGTGCCGGCCTTACCGGTCAGGTCCATCTCAAGGGCGGCGACGCCGACTTCGACATCGAGCACATCACCCTGGAACTGGTGGCGCGGGTCGAGGCCGAACACGAGGACGGGGAGAGCGAAGGAGCAGTCTCCTTCGACCGGTTCAGCGTCGGCGGCAGCTTCCGGCTGGCCGCGGGCGAGCAGCAGAGCGTGCCGTTCGGCGTGACGTTGCCCTGGGAGACCCCGATCACCGAGTTGTACGGGCAACCGCTGGGCATCGTGCTCGGCGTGCGCACCGAGCTGGCGGTGGCCGGCGCGAAGGACAAGGGCGACCTCGACCAGCTCACGGTGCGCCCGCTGCCCGTGCAGGAGGCGATCCTCGAAGCCCTCGGCCGGCTCGGCTTCGGCTTCCGGTCCGCCGACCTGGAGTACGGCCGCATCGGCGGCACCGGGCAGCAACTGCCCTTCTACCAGGAGATCGAGCTCACCCCGGCGCCGCAGTACGCGCACGTCATCAACGAGATCGAGCTGACCTTCCTCGCCGCACCGGGCGGCATGGAGGTCGTCCTGGAGGCGGACAAGCGGGGCGGCTTCTCCTCCGAGGGACACGACGCTCTCACTCGCTTCACGGTCGGCCACCACGATGTCGAGCACCGGGACTGGAACACGGAAGTCGACGGCTGGATCCGGCAGTTGGCCGAGCACAGGGCCTCGTACGGATCGCACGCCGCGTACGGCTACCACGACCACCACGGCCACCACGAGCACCACGACGGCCACCGCTCCGGGCCGGGCATGGGCACCGCCGTCGCCGCCGGTGCGGCGGGTCTCGCGGTCGGTGTCGCCGGCGGCATGGTCGCGGCCGAAGTCGTCGACGAGGTCGGCGACTTCTTCGAGGGCGATGAGGAAGAGGAAGAGTGA
- a CDS encoding M56 family metallopeptidase gives MGVFVFLPLVLPLTAWPIARLAEQRLHPRTATRLLTGLAVVMAVCSTVCLGLLMVVGTAQLPGNPLPDGWSDPEVREAVPYDEVAGKAAIPALLAVLLACGRTLWRHGRVRRRAHRALAGLPGAEVAVLPDEVPYAYALPEGRRGRVVVTTGLLSRLEPAERRALFAHERAHLAARHHRFLLAVQLAARANPFLRPLRTAVSYTAERWADEEAAHAVGSRRDVACAIGKAALVSRATPVPTLASLAAPGPVPRRVAALLGPPPAMRSWPSVFTSVGLAAWGAAAGTAVSALSSANSAVTMVLILHAATPL, from the coding sequence ATGGGGGTGTTCGTCTTTCTGCCGCTGGTCCTGCCGTTGACGGCATGGCCGATCGCCCGCCTGGCCGAGCAGCGGCTGCATCCACGGACCGCCACCCGGCTGCTGACCGGGCTGGCCGTGGTGATGGCGGTGTGCAGCACCGTGTGCCTGGGGCTACTGATGGTGGTCGGTACCGCGCAACTGCCCGGCAACCCGCTGCCCGACGGCTGGTCGGACCCCGAGGTGCGCGAGGCGGTGCCGTACGACGAGGTCGCCGGCAAGGCGGCCATTCCGGCGCTGCTCGCGGTGCTGCTGGCCTGCGGCCGCACGCTGTGGCGGCACGGGCGGGTGCGCCGCCGCGCCCACCGGGCACTCGCCGGCCTGCCCGGCGCCGAGGTGGCCGTACTGCCCGACGAGGTGCCGTACGCGTACGCCCTCCCCGAAGGGCGACGGGGTCGGGTGGTGGTGACCACCGGCCTGCTGTCCCGCCTCGAACCGGCCGAACGGCGCGCGCTGTTCGCCCACGAGCGCGCCCATCTCGCCGCCCGGCACCATCGGTTCCTGCTCGCCGTCCAACTGGCCGCGCGCGCCAACCCGTTCCTGCGGCCGCTGCGCACGGCCGTGTCCTACACGGCGGAGCGGTGGGCGGACGAGGAGGCGGCCCACGCCGTCGGCAGTCGCAGGGACGTGGCATGCGCGATCGGCAAGGCGGCCCTGGTCTCCCGGGCCACCCCGGTACCCACGCTCGCGTCTCTTGCCGCGCCGGGCCCGGTGCCGCGCCGGGTCGCCGCCCTGCTCGGCCCTCCGCCCGCGATGCGCAGCTGGCCGTCGGTGTTCACCTCGGTGGGCCTGGCCGCCTGGGGCGCGGCGGCGGGAACCGCGGTGTCCGCGCTCTCGTCAGCGAACTCCGCGGTGACGATGGTCCTCATCCTGCACGCGGCGACACCGCTCTGA
- a CDS encoding tellurite resistance TerB family protein — MALWDRIKDSASTMQTQLMAKKNDLKSGAFRDASMAMCALVAAADGTIDPAERRRVAQLIATNEVLQNFPADDLQRRFDDNLNKLVADFDFGKVSVLQEIAKAKKKPAEARAVIQIGIVIGGADGDFDKTEQAIVREACFTLDLPPHEFDL; from the coding sequence ATGGCCCTGTGGGACCGCATCAAGGATTCTGCATCGACGATGCAGACCCAGCTGATGGCGAAGAAGAACGACCTCAAGAGCGGCGCCTTCCGCGACGCGAGCATGGCGATGTGCGCGTTGGTGGCCGCCGCCGACGGCACCATCGACCCGGCCGAGCGCCGCCGGGTGGCCCAGCTCATCGCCACCAACGAGGTACTGCAGAACTTCCCCGCCGACGACCTCCAGCGCCGCTTCGACGACAACCTCAACAAACTGGTCGCCGACTTCGACTTCGGCAAGGTCAGCGTCCTGCAGGAGATCGCCAAGGCGAAGAAGAAGCCCGCCGAGGCGCGCGCCGTGATCCAGATCGGCATCGTCATCGGCGGCGCCGACGGCGACTTCGACAAGACCGAGCAGGCCATCGTCCGCGAGGCGTGCTTCACGCTCGACCTGCCGCCGCACGAGTTCGACCTCTGA
- a CDS encoding hemolysin family protein: MTEILLLLLALLLTLACALFVAAEFSLTTVERGDLERAAEAGERGADGALKAVRRLTFQLSGAQLGITVTSLVIGMLAEPSLAALLRGPLKAIGLGGAASSVATVLGVVVSTVVLMVVGELVPKNWAISRPLAVAKVVAGPQRGFTAAFGPFIRHLNNTANRFVRRFGLEPAEELAFARGPEELVALAQHSAAEGALETDSAELFVRTLHLSELTAENVMTPRVDVRALEVHATAADAANLTYATGLSRFPVYRDSLDEVVGTVHIRDVLALEPAERAVTPVTELATAPLLVPDSLPADRLLERMRASRTMAVVIDEYGGTAGVATVEDIVEEVVGEVRDEHDPIEVPDLLPAPAAADGRAVWEADGSVRIDQLTEIGLAAPEGPYETVAGLVATRLARIPAKGDVLDLDGWRLDVLDVEHHRADRVRITAPVQVSLQDRQEAVR, translated from the coding sequence GTGACCGAGATCCTGCTGCTTCTGCTTGCCCTGCTCCTCACCCTCGCCTGCGCCCTGTTCGTCGCCGCCGAGTTCTCCCTGACCACCGTCGAGCGCGGCGACCTGGAGCGCGCCGCCGAGGCGGGCGAGCGCGGCGCGGACGGCGCGCTGAAGGCCGTACGCCGTCTGACGTTCCAGCTGTCCGGCGCCCAGCTGGGCATCACGGTCACCTCGCTGGTGATCGGCATGCTCGCCGAGCCGTCCCTCGCGGCGCTGCTGCGCGGCCCGCTGAAGGCGATCGGCCTGGGTGGTGCCGCCTCGTCGGTGGCGACCGTGCTGGGCGTGGTCGTCTCCACCGTGGTGCTGATGGTGGTCGGCGAGCTGGTGCCGAAGAACTGGGCGATCTCCCGCCCGCTGGCTGTCGCCAAGGTGGTCGCGGGACCGCAGCGCGGCTTCACGGCGGCGTTCGGCCCGTTCATCCGCCACCTCAACAACACCGCGAACCGGTTTGTACGCCGCTTCGGCCTGGAGCCCGCCGAGGAGCTGGCCTTTGCCCGCGGCCCCGAGGAACTCGTCGCGCTTGCCCAGCACTCGGCCGCTGAAGGGGCGCTGGAGACGGACTCCGCCGAACTGTTCGTGCGCACGCTGCACTTGAGCGAGCTGACCGCGGAGAACGTGATGACCCCGCGGGTCGACGTCCGCGCCCTCGAAGTGCACGCGACGGCCGCCGACGCCGCCAATCTGACCTATGCGACGGGGCTGTCCCGTTTCCCGGTCTACCGCGACAGCCTGGACGAGGTGGTCGGCACGGTCCACATCCGTGACGTGCTGGCCCTGGAGCCCGCCGAGCGGGCCGTCACGCCGGTCACCGAGCTGGCCACCGCCCCGCTGCTGGTGCCCGACAGCCTGCCCGCCGACCGGCTGCTGGAGCGGATGCGGGCCAGTCGCACCATGGCCGTGGTCATCGACGAGTACGGCGGTACGGCGGGCGTGGCCACGGTGGAGGACATCGTCGAGGAGGTCGTCGGCGAAGTCCGCGACGAGCACGACCCGATCGAGGTCCCTGACCTGCTGCCCGCCCCCGCCGCGGCGGACGGCCGCGCGGTGTGGGAGGCGGACGGCAGCGTCCGCATCGACCAGCTGACCGAGATAGGACTCGCCGCGCCCGAAGGCCCGTACGAGACGGTGGCCGGCCTGGTCGCCACCCGGCTGGCGCGGATCCCGGCCAAGGGTGACGTGCTCGACCTGGACGGCTGGCGCCTGGACGTCCTCGACGTCGAGCACCACCGTGCGGACCGTGTGCGCATCACGGCGCCGGTCCAGGTGTCCCTTCAGGACCGGCAGGAGGCCGTCCGATGA